AACCCGGCGACCGGATACCCTGGTGCCCAGAAATCCAGGGACGATCGCGGGGAGTGCCCCAAGGTCCTGGCTGCCATAGTACCGCCTGCTGGCTGGGGGAGTGGTAGTCTGCTAGCTAAATCAGTGTCCTGCCCTCAGGAGCCGGCCGTCCTCCCTGTTGACGACGGGTGAGCATCTGAGCTCAGCTACAGACGTCATTGTGCGTGCGTGCCATAGCGGGAGACTCCAAATTGACAAGCGTCGACCTTGAATCGCGGCATTGGCGGATGGCACTGAAGCCACACAGTGGGAAACGAACCAATGGGCCGCATCGCCAGGCCATCGTGGGCGCAGGCGGCCAATCGACGCCGCCCCTGGCGAACGTGGAGCGGGACGGGaatggggatggggatgggagggATGCCCATCTAAGTGGCGCCCAGGGACGGCTCCGAACTTCAGGTTGAGCCCAGAGCATGCCATGTCAACGTCAACGTGCTCATAGTTTGTGCTGATCTGTCGCCCGCTGTGTGCTGTCAGGTCCGgcaagggggaggagaaggaggaggagaaggaggatgaggaggaggagctgacTTGCTGGCTGAGAAGACAGCACGGATCGACGAGTCGTCCCCCCCAGACCGTATGACCGTCTGTGCCAGCATCACAAAACGGAGGACGTCCACCGTCGCGCGAGTCGACCGTCTTGTGCTGCTGATGTGCGCCGGGATTGGCCGGCCTAAGACGGCCAAAAGAAGAGGCAAGATCACCGCCCTGGGAGATTGGCGATTGACCTTTGGGTGGCCCCCCGAAACCGGTCTCTCGATTCTCCTGCGGCGTCCTGACTCTCTGCCAAAAAGTCATTTGCACTTGGCCGAACCGGACAACACACGCGAACAAAACAAGACAGGAAACCAAGGAAAGCATTGATCATTCATGGATGGCAAATGACGGCGAATGACTCGGGGGGCCTACGAACGTTGCCATGTCACACGCACCGGAGGCCACGCGACGCGAGCCATCGCGAATACCGGGCACATGGATGGCATGCCCggttcttttctttttctctttccaaAGTCGCGTAAGGTCCTCAGCAGACAGTTAGGCCTGCCCGACAATCCCACAAAGTCTTAGTCTTAAGAACCGATGGGCTTTTCGAACCCGACTGCAGCAGCTCCGGGGACGAACCGGTACACCGGCACAACGGCGCTACGAGTTGCAGCGTGCTTGAGACGGAGGGGGAGCAGACCGACTTGGCCAACCGCGCAAAGAGCTCTTCACAGCTTAGCATGGCTAGCGTGGTGAGacgctggcgacgacggcggcgatgacgacggcgtcgttcTAGCAAAACGCCGCGAGCAAAACGCTGGCCGGGTTAGTCGGCTGAACCCAATTCGACGTGACGTGcggggaaaaaaaaaggagggaaaaaaggggtGGAAGGGCGCCCATACCGGTCCGTCGctgaggacgaagaagaacaaaCGAACACACGTCTTGCGTCGCTGGCAATCTAAAACATCTATCTCATTTCCAGCGACCAGTGAACGGGTGCATGCGCGCAGCATGGCAATGTCAGACGCCGGTAGCTGCAGGCGCATATCTACCCCATACTGGACGTGGACAGATACATGTACAGAGCGCAGTCGGACGGAGCCTCCAGTATCTCGGGGGTGCCACGGTGTAGAGAGTCGTTGTCCAAAGAACGGTCTCTACAGAGTGGTTGCACCACCAACTTTACCAAGGGAGAAAGCGGCTAGGATAGCCAGCATGAGCCAAGGGCAAACAATCAATCACCCCGCCTCAGAACGAACGAAGACTCTGGACCCACGACGCAGCTCGACGGTGGGAACTTGCCTTGCCCATGCATCCCAAAGCGGTCGAGGCCGAATTTGACTCGTCCGGGTTTGCCCTATGAGGATTTGCGCCCTTGGCTTCAATACCATGGGTGGTGGGCCATAATGACCCGGACAGGCACACAAGTCAAggcccctctcccctctctccctccccccgttGTCCATCCACATGGACGACCGCGGTGCCTGTCGCGGGCTGTGGCCCGGGGTTTCCCACCTGGCGAGGAGgaatggggagggggggggtgatgCACTGTAACGTAATATCCGAGGGGTGCATTACCTGCCAAGGGGAGGTTGGTGGGCGAGTGAGTCTTTGACTGTAGAGTTTGCAACCTTGTCGAACCGACGAACCCAGACGTGTCACAAGGTCTCTAAGTATGTGTAATTTGTTTCTAGTTTCCTTTTTTGTGGAGGAGCCAAgttttcccttcccccatCTCATCTACGGATACTGCTGCACCAGCCTGTTTCGACGTGGCGGCTGCGCCTAGCTACGTGCAACTGGATGTGGTCGACGACAGTGGTGCCCCCCTAGCATTGCAGTCATTAGACTACATGCCTCGGTGGGAAGAGGGCAAGAAAACGAATGACAAAAAAAAGAATGCGGAATGCCGTGCCTCGTCACAAACGTTAGGACTCCATCAAGAAAGGCGTTCTGGATCTGGACGCAGCCAtagggaagggggagggaggcagGCAAACAGTCTCCAGGCGAGTCAACCCAGGCCCTCCTGAACGGCTCATTTCGATGACTGTGCCGCTCATTGTCACCGGCCACCGGTCACCGGGCGCTTTGATACGATCCATTCCGTGTCTAGGCTGGCTTCGGGGGAGCCAGGGGGGGCGGCCAAGGGGACGAACCACGAGGCGGCGGGACGCGTGGTGTTTGTAAGTGTTGGTGGGGGAAATGagggacggcgacggcgacggcgacggttGTCCGGCCGTTGTGGACAAGACCAAAGTCGGTTGAGATTTGGAGGTTTCATTTCCCTTTGTGTGTCCAgacacactctctctctagTCTctggggagagagagagtaatGTCCAGTATCCGTCCGTACTCACTACCTCCGGTACCTTGATCGCGAAAAATTGAAATATCATGGCCTGGCTAGCCGGGTAATTGTGGAACCCTGTTCGTCTTCTTTGTTCCCGTTTGCTTGGGAGATAAGGCGGCAGAAGGTACGTACTCCTCGCGTTCTGGCAACTCCCAATCTCCAACCGCCAACAGCCATGGGCTCGTCTATCTATGCCTGTGTGTCTGTGTCAAGGTGCCTAATCTTGcaggggaaaaaaagaaacaaaaaagcaatgggagggggatggggggggcATGGAGAGAGGGTGGTTGTAAGTTGTAACCAGACAAGGCGAAGACGAGAGTAAAGACAACGGAAGAAGAGAAACTCTGCAGGAGTGCAAAATCAACAAAAGTCACGAGCGGCATTTTTTCTGGGGATCCGCAGTGCCATTCATTCCATTCCATCTGGACCGTGGGCAGTGGGGACTGGACCGCGACAGCCCCGGTCAACACAACGCGGACcggagacggggggggggcttcgGAGTCGATGGACGCGAAGGTCCAGAGACAGTCAGACATAGACGGATACAAATACAGATACTGCAAGCAGGGTCTGGAGTGGCATGCGAGGTACTTTCCCGTCGCCCTTTTCGATTCTCTTAATGTAGGTACAGGTGCTCGGAcaaccatccatccatacTTACCCTCCTAAGGTGCCTTGGCGAAGGAGACCGACGGCATCGCTACCTAAGCATGGTACAGAGTAAAGTCTGTAGCAAGGAGCGACGGCCGGCTGACTAAGACGGGACGGGCGGCTCCACCGCGGGTATCGGAGTTACTTCATGGCCAATCAGATGGTACAATATTGCGAGGTCGCCCGCCCTGGCGGACTAATCCACTTTGAGCTCCGTTTCGAACGGTAGACGGCCCTGTCACCAACTAGGGACCCCAGGAGGTTGGGCATTGGCTCGTCGTCTGCTCTCGACTCTTTCTGTCTgtgttttttctttcttttcgttTGATTTTGTTTCTCTGCTGCTGCGCTCCCTGCACCGGCCTGCCTGTTCTCCCGGCACTGGCTTTGGCGTTGCGTTGCagtgcggtgcggtgcatatctctctccctttccctctttccccTGCTGCCGCTGATGCTTCTGCCTCCACTGCTACACACTCCTGTCACTGCTGCCGTTTCCGTTGCTGCACCTAGCTCAGCCACCCCCCCCATGTTCAAAGTTCCCGTTCCTGCCTATAGCCTCCCCCACTCTCTTCCAGTGACTGTCGCTTCCTTTTCCTGCCtgtccctccctctctcttccgcTGTCTAATCCCGTACTTTTCCTATCCGTACCGTCCTACGGGATCCGTATCACTCGTGCATTCACTCCTCCCGCTCCTTTATTTCCTCCCCCAATTCACTTCCACCCTTGCCCGCcgtcaaccccccccccaaacggccttctcttcttcctttccctctcgctctcgccaAACCGGTATCTAGCGAGGGGTCGAGTCAATCCGCTAGGGTGAAAGCGAGAGCGTGTGTGTGAAAGGGTGAGACTGAAAGGCTGTTCCACCCAAGGGACGGATATCCTACTGTTAGGGTTCCGACTGCACCCAGGGAGCCAAGCCAGACTTCAGGCTTGTACCGCACGGGTGAGTTCTTCTTGATTGatccctctcccttcccccttcgATCCTCCGTCTATTCGTACCTCTCGAACCCAAACCCAACCAACATACCCCCCACGGCCATACACTTCGTCCATCTATGCGCTCCATATCTCTCAAGGGCCCCACGACAAAGACGAAAAAGAAAGGCAACAGCAAAGGGGAAAAACACACCCAAAGGTTGCGGCTGACGCTGGTCCCGGCCTGTTAGTCACCTACACCCCCCCAAATCCAAGACGTACGAATCGCAGACGGCCGCCACACCTCCCATTGATAACCTCGCGCTTCATCACTCCCCACGACGCTTTCATCAACACCCACGACACCCACAACACCCACGGCACGCACGACACGCACGACCGGCGTCCGGCGGCTGGCGTCCCGTACCCACCTCGTCCACACGTTGCACACATACATAGAATCATGTCAAACGGCCCACCCCAGTCCATGTCTGCTCTACACACTCCCCAACGGCAGAACAAGGTCGATGGGAGCCACGACCCAGTTGCCTCAGACACAACCACCCTCCACAatgctgctgcagcagacTTCGACGAAATCTCCCTTCCCTATCTTGCAAACCCTCAGATCCAGTTCCAGGCACACACGATagctccctcgccgcccctgTCAGAATCTTCCTTTCAACAACTCGAACCTCCCCCAactgccgtcgccgccgccctgagATCAGACCCGAGTCCGCTTGCTGAGTCCAACTCACTTCGAATACAGACCTCCGACTTCCCCTCGACTCTACCGACACGCTCCGACACTCACACCAACGCCACCCTTTCTacccctcgtcgcccgagtACCGGCCTTCAACATCAGACCTCGTCTTCGAGCCTGAAGCCCATATCTCGAACCCCGAGTttcaaggccgccatcgtcaacagTCTGGGGCCTGGCTCGGCCACGAGCTCGTGCATGCCCAGCCCCATCCTGTCTGCCATGAGCGACGTCACCCCGCTGCCCTCACCCTTAATGTCAGGAGACTCGCCCGGTCCTTGGAAGCGTCTCGGCGTGCGACCGCCCTCGAGGGACCAGATGCCCAACCCGACCCCCGACTCCGTGCTCGTCTCGGCCACCGGCGAGTCAATAGCAGCAGCCCTGGCCAACGCCTCGAAGCGCAAGGTCTACGCCGGTCTGGtggccgatggcgccgacaGCTCTGGTGCAAAGGGCCCCGCCAGCGGCAAAGCCGAACATGCGCGGAACCGTAGCATCAGCGAGTACATCCCCGACCCGAACTATGTCCCTAAGCGGCAAATTACAGTGTCCGGCTCCCATACCAAGCCAGCCAACGGCCCTGATTCCGGTAACGAGCCCCACATGCGCCGCGAGCTGAATCTTGCCGAGTCAAGGGGTTTGACCCCGGCCATTGCCCAGCCCCCGACACCCCCGCCGAGCGAGTCCTCCAGAGACTCGACCGACACGACTGCCGGCAAACCCAAGACGGCGGTCCCCGAATACTTTGAAGCCTACGATCGCACTGAtagaaagaggagaagatggagggCCGTCAAGACTCTAGGCCAGGGAACATTCAGTCGCGTGATGCTGGCTACCAGCCAGGTAGACGACGATGGTGACTCATTACGGGCTGACAGCCTGACGCCGATATCGCAAATGTCACAGTCCTTCAGAAAGACGCTCGTCGCAGTAAAGGTCTGCGAGCATGGCCCACGAGGAGGCGCGAGCGAGGACAGAATCGAAATGTCACTCAAGCGCGAACTCGAAATCATGCAGAGCATCAGCCACCCTTCGCTGGTTCATCTGAAGGCTTGGAACATCGAGCCAAGCCGTGCCATCCTGGTACTCAGCCACTGTCCGGGTGGCGACCTCTTCGACGTGGCTACCGGCCACcgccagctcctcgggcCGACCCTGCTGAGACGAATGTTTGCTGAGCTGGTGGGCGCTGTGAGGTACCTGCATGATCGCAGGATCGTCCATAGGGACATAAAGCTCGAGAGTAGGTGACCTTGACTGACGAatagagaagaagaagagaagaaaaaaagtcAGAAAACAAGAGAAAGAAACGTTGCGCTGACAATCCCAGATGTGCTCGTCAACTTGACGGCACCCGAGCTGGCGGATCCTGCGACCGACTGGACGACGTACCCGCACTCGGTCATCACACTGAccgacctcggcctctctCGCCGCATTGCGGACGACGAAAAGCTCGAGACACGATGCGGCTCCGAGGATTATGCTGCGCCAGAGGTCATCATGGGC
This genomic interval from Colletotrichum higginsianum IMI 349063 chromosome 9, whole genome shotgun sequence contains the following:
- a CDS encoding Protein kinase gives rise to the protein MSNGPPQSMSALHTPQRQNKVDGSHDPVASDTTTLHNAAAADFDEISLPYLANPQIQFQAHTIAPSPPLSESSFQQLEPPPTAVAAALRSDPSPLAESNSLRIQTSDFPSTLPTRSDTHTNATLSTPRRPSTGLQHQTSSSSLKPISRTPSFKAAIVNSLGPGSATSSCMPSPILSAMSDVTPLPSPLMSGDSPGPWKRLGVRPPSRDQMPNPTPDSVLVSATGESIAAALANASKRKVYAGLVADGADSSGAKGPASGKAEHARNRSISEYIPDPNYVPKRQITVSGSHTKPANGPDSGNEPHMRRELNLAESRGLTPAIAQPPTPPPSESSRDSTDTTAGKPKTAVPEYFEAYDRTDRKRRRWRAVKTLGQGTFSRVMLATSQVDDDGDSLRADSLTPISQMSQSFRKTLVAVKVCEHGPRGGASEDRIEMSLKRELEIMQSISHPSLVHLKAWNIEPSRAILVLSHCPGGDLFDVATGHRQLLGPTLLRRMFAELVGAVRYLHDRRIVHRDIKLENVLVNLTAPELADPATDWTTYPHSVITLTDLGLSRRIADDEKLETRCGSEDYAAPEVIMGLPYDGRATDAWSLGVLLYALLEARLPFDPYPNTMDGHRMRSRTSHRIARAEWRWIEFAGEDGDHEGNEAKFKERGLLGAMEITEGLLQRARSRWTLEKVAEHEWVKGAIQAEGGLRFREEVEGAEV